Genomic window (Bacillota bacterium):
GCCCCGGGCGGGGCGGCGGGGCGGCGGGGCGACGGCGGGTCGCGCGCAAGGGTGATGGTCAGCCGGCGGGCCAAGAGGGTAATCTCAACAAAAGAGCTTCCCGCCCGCCAGGACGGGGGGTGGAGGGGGTGGCCGGCACGGAGGGGACGCGATCGACGCGGGCGGAGATCCTCGGCCTTCTCCAGCAGCATCCGGGCGCCACGGTGGCGGAGCTGAGCACGCAGCTGGGGATCACGGCCATGGCGGTCCGCCAGCACCTGGCCATCCTGGAGCGGGACGGCCTGGTCCGCGTCGGCCGCCGGCGCGGCGGCGCGGGGCGGCCGGCGCACGTCTACTTCCTGACCGAGGCGGGGCAGGAGACCTTCGGCCAGGCCTATGACGCCTTCGCCCTGGAGTTCCTGCGCGCGGCCGAGCGCGTCGGCGGACGGGAACTGGTCGACCGGCTCTTCGCCGAGCGCGCGGGCGAGATGGGGGCGCTGCTGGCGCGCCGCCTGGGCGAGGAGCAGGGGGCGGGCCGGCT
Coding sequences:
- a CDS encoding winged helix-turn-helix transcriptional regulator codes for the protein MAGTEGTRSTRAEILGLLQQHPGATVAELSTQLGITAMAVRQHLAILERDGLVRVGRRRGGAGRPAHVYFLTEAGQETFGQAYDAFALEFLRAAERVGGRELVDRLFAERAGEMGALLARRLGEEQGAGRLRKLIEAEREGGYRGELRSEGEKFDFLQYNCPIARVAARYPEACAHDHALYERLLGVRLERTGCAAVDDGPCVYSGRWGSGRQGAS